One Candidatus Hepatobacter penaei DNA window includes the following coding sequences:
- a CDS encoding glycosyltransferase — protein MATAQNTASLTRKPTAPSTTRPLKIMVVIGSLDVGGAEMDIVRNFPVLQESPDFEIVLALYTHKGTLYPRAAKAGIKILSLHSTIHPHHGVWAKWKEHVRRFAFIRRALAEEKPDIVHPFLPGAYFYACMANLLTRGARSLVMSRLSLNFYAQKRPLLAFVEQRLCHRFGPCRVVGNAKAVLDDLQKEGLPPHKLTLIYNGIETDVFTAHKTLAFYTQAPCFSLTAVGNLHPYKGYRDLLAAVATLKKQAPHLNWHLNIAGKGTPAMVATLTQDIATYGLEKHVTLLGHVADNVNLLKNTHLFIHPSHTEGLPNAIIEAMSAELPVIATQVGGIPELVEDHVTGRLVPPQDPHALARAIQEALKAPETLHAWGQKAKIKADTTFHVHHSVAAYKRLYKNMARGSCQRAASVSG, from the coding sequence ATGGCCACTGCCCAGAACACCGCCTCTCTCACCCGCAAGCCAACAGCGCCATCCACTACGCGACCCCTCAAGATCATGGTTGTCATTGGCTCGCTGGATGTGGGGGGGGCAGAAATGGACATTGTGCGCAACTTCCCAGTCCTTCAGGAAAGCCCTGATTTTGAAATTGTATTAGCGCTTTACACCCACAAAGGCACCCTTTATCCACGCGCAGCAAAGGCAGGAATCAAGATTCTTTCTTTGCACAGCACCATCCATCCCCATCACGGGGTGTGGGCAAAGTGGAAAGAACACGTCCGCAGGTTCGCCTTTATCCGCCGCGCTCTTGCGGAAGAAAAACCTGACATTGTGCACCCCTTTCTCCCGGGGGCCTATTTTTACGCCTGCATGGCCAATCTTCTAACAAGAGGGGCGCGCAGTTTGGTGATGTCGCGTTTGAGTCTTAATTTTTATGCACAAAAGCGTCCCCTGCTGGCCTTTGTGGAGCAAAGGCTTTGCCATCGCTTCGGCCCGTGCAGGGTGGTGGGCAATGCCAAAGCGGTGCTGGATGATCTGCAAAAAGAAGGGTTGCCCCCACACAAACTGACACTGATCTATAACGGCATTGAAACAGATGTGTTTACCGCCCACAAAACCCTTGCTTTTTACACGCAGGCGCCTTGTTTTTCCCTGACAGCGGTGGGCAATTTGCACCCTTATAAAGGATACCGTGACCTCTTGGCGGCAGTGGCAACACTGAAAAAGCAGGCCCCGCACCTGAACTGGCACCTCAACATTGCGGGCAAAGGGACCCCTGCAATGGTGGCAACACTCACACAAGACATCGCCACCTATGGGCTAGAAAAACACGTCACTCTTTTAGGCCATGTGGCGGATAATGTGAACCTTCTCAAAAACACTCACCTTTTTATCCACCCTTCCCATACAGAGGGCTTGCCCAATGCCATTATTGAAGCCATGAGCGCTGAGTTGCCCGTGATTGCCACACAGGTGGGGGGCATTCCTGAACTTGTGGAAGATCACGTCACAGGGCGACTGGTGCCCCCCCAAGATCCTCATGCCCTGGCACGGGCCATACAAGAAGCCCTTAAAGCGCCTGAAACCCTTCATGCGTGGGGACAAAAAGCCAAAATCAAAGCTGATACCACCTTTCACGTTCATCACAGCGTGGCAGCCTATAAAAGGCTTTACAAGAATATGGCGCGCGGCTCTTGCCAACGAGCGGCTTCTGTATCAGGGTAA